The genomic window ACTGAAGTATGAACGCAGCCTTGGCGATCACCGTTTTGATGCTACAGGCTTATTTAGTATGCAACAAACCAAAAGTGTTGGTTCATCGCAGAGCGGTGAGGGCTTTGTAACCGATAACACCAGTTATTACATGATGAGTACAGCGGCACGCAACCTCACCATGTCATCAAATTTATCAGAAACAGCACTTTTATCTTATATGGGGCGGATCAATTATGGCTATAAAGGGAAATACATCGTAACCTTTACCGGCCGCTCGGATGGTGCTTCCGTATTTGGTGAAAACAATAAATACGCTTTTTTCCCATCAGCTGCCATGGCATGGAATATCGGTGAGGAAAGTTTTATTAAAGATAAACTAAACTGGGTCGATTTACTTAAACTAAGGGTTTCCTATGGTGCTAATGGTAACCAGGCCATCACAGCTTACCGAACACTAGATCGCCTTTACTCGAGCGTAAAATACATCTGGGGTGATGGCGGAACGGCCGTAAATACCGCTTATCTTGCTGGCGATGGTGTTGGTAATCCTAATCTGAAATGGGAAACAACTTATACCACAAACGTTGGTCTGGATTTTCAGTTGTTTAAAAACCGTTTAAGCGGTACAATTGATGCCTACCTGTCGAGAACGAAAGATTTACTGATGACCCGTACCGTTCCGATTATGAACGGTTACAGTAGAATCTGGGACAATATCGGCCAAACCCAGAATAAAGGATTCGAGATTACCTTAAACTCGCTCAATATTGATGCTAAGAACTTTAAATGGAGTTCGACAGCTGTTTTCTCCTTAGACCGCGATAAGATTGTAGAACTCAGGGGAGATGGACTGGACGACGTAAATAACAGTTGGTTTATTGGTAAACCGCTTCGGGTTTTTTACGATTATAATATGGTAGGCATTTGGCAGAAAGGCGAAAACTATACCGTTCAGCAAGGTGCGGCAGCAGGCGCTGCCAAATTAGAAGATGTAGATGGTAATGGCCTCATCGATTCTAAAGACCGCAAAGTAATTGGTTCTAAGATGCCAAGGTATACCGCCTCATTGAGCAACCGCTTAAGCTACAAAAACTTTTACCTGTCGGCATTGGTAACAGGGGTATTTGGCGTTTGGCGCGATGATAATATGGCCAATATCGGTTCGTGGACTTTCGGAATAACCAACTTCGTACACAATGCCAATTACTGGACGCCAGAAAATCCGGAAGCAACAATTGTTTCGCCGGGATACACCAATAATTTCGGGCATGGCTACTATAAAAAAGTTTCTTATGTGCAGGTTAAAAATATCACTCTTGGGTATCGAATAGCACAACAGCTGGCCAAAAAACTTGGTGTAAATGGTATTGATGTTAACGTGAGTGTTAACAACCTCAATACAATTTCGAACATCAGGCAGGTACTTAATTATGATAATACCTGGATGGCCTCATATCCGACTGCGCGGTCTTATATGTTCGGTTTAAACGTAAATTTCTAACGCTTTTTATCACATGAAAAAAAATATAAAAACAGGATTAGCACTCATCATATTGTTTTCGGCAATGGGGTGTAAAAAATTTCTGGTAGAAGATTTGAAAACAGAGTTGGCACCAACCAATACTTATACCAGTACTTATGGCTTTGAAGTAGGAAGTGCCGGATTATACGCCCTTACCCGCTCAGAATACAACACTTTTGGTGAAGGTGGCGCTTATATCCACAATGGGGCATGCCCTTACGAGGCTTTACAAGCGGCGACAGATATTGCTGATGTCATCAACAGCGATGCATCACTGCTGCCTTTTGCCAATCTTACGTTAAACTCATCAGAAAGGTTTGTTGGCACTTATTGGAACTGGGCATACAGTATTATCTCATCAGCCAATTTAATGCTCATTTATTCGGAAAAAAATACCAACTGGGATTCCCCTTCCGATAAGGAACGTTTTCAGGCAGAGGCCAGATTTTTCCGCGCATACGCTTATCGCACCTTAGTCTATTTATATGGAGACGTACCCTATGTAGAAACCATTTTATACGATTTTAAACTCAATTTTACCCGTACACCAAAAGCAGAGGTTTTGGGGCATATCATAGACGATTTGACTTTTGCCAGCCAGCACTTACCTGCAAATCCAGATCAGGTAAAGGACGGGAAGCTTACCAAATGGGCTGCTTACCATCTACTGAGCGAAATGCACCTGCTGAACAAAGCCTATGTACCTGCCGAGCAAGCTGCACTCGCGGTAATCAACAGTGGCTATTATGGTTTAATGAAAACACGATTTGGCGTAAATAAAGATAGGGCTGGAGATGTTTTCAGTGATCTGTTCCTGGAGAATAACCAGAACAGGTTAAAAAACGCAAACCGGGAAAGTATCTGGGTTTTGCAGTTCGAATTTAATACTGTAGGCGGTGGTACCAATTCAGACGATTGGAGCCGCAGGGCCTGGAGTCCAAATTATTCTACCATGACGGGTTTCGTTTTAGCAGATACCCTGGGTGGAAGGGGCCTGGCACAGCTCACCCCGATGAAGTGGTGGGTTGGAACCGCAGGTACAAATGCTACAGGTAATGTTCCGGGGATTTTTGAGGCAACGGATATCCGTAATTCCAATTATAACATCAAACGCAACTGGTACTATAATAACCCTGGCGAAACCGCTCTTTATGGCAAAAAAGCAAATATTACCGAACAGACCTGGTTTTCTACCAAAAGTTTATTTCCGGCAATTACTAAGTTTTTTTACGGACGGGCAGAAAACCTTGGCCTAACCGGAAGTTATAAAGACCGGGTGAAATTTAGACTGGCAGAAACCTATCTGCTGCTCGCAGAAGCTTATTTAGGACAAGGAAATCCGGCGAAAGCCGCCGACGCAGTAAATGAGGTGCGTAAACGTGCCGGTGCCCCGGTAGTAGGCGCAGGCCAGATGACCATGGATTTTCTCCTCGATGAACGCATTAGGGAACTGGTGGGAGAGGAAAGCCGCCGTTTTACATTAGTGCGTACCAATAAGCTGGTGGATCGGGTAAAACTCTATAATACGGCAATTAAAGATAAAATTATGGATTATCATGCCTTATGGCCAATTCCACAATCGATTATTGATGCAAACCGCGATGCAGTATTTCCTCAAAATCCAGGCTACGGCAAGTAGTGCTGAGCGTGCTAAAATAGAACAAAGGTAAATGAATACTTATGCTATTATATCAGATGAAAAAAAATAGATTTTTATATAAAATATGGCTTTTACTGTTTCTGTCGATCGGTTTTACAGCTTGCAAAAAGGGAGTCAGCGATATTGAAAAAGTTAAAGAGCAATTGGTACTACAGCTATCTTCGGCGAATATAACACTTGATGAAAACAACCTTGGCAAAGACATTGTCACCTTTTCGTGGCATCCGGCGAGGCCGCAATCAGATGATCATTTAGTTTCTTACATCACCAAACTGGATCTGGTTGGAAACAACTTTGGTTCGGCTACTGCCATTATGAATTACGAAGATGATGGAACATTTAGCAGAAGTTTCACTTCTGAACAATTGCAAAACTGGGCAAATCAGAAATGGGGCATTCCGACCAACAAGTCCTTTACTTTGGAGTTCAGGGTTGTTGCACAATGGGAGGGTGGTGCCACTTTTGAATCGCCTGAAGTAAGGACAGTTCAGGTTAACGTAACGCCTATCCGAACAGTTGTGTTTGATGCCGATAAAATATTTTTGGGCG from Flavobacterium sp. W4I14 includes these protein-coding regions:
- a CDS encoding hypothetical protein (product_source=Hypo-rule applied; ko=KO:K21572; pfam=PF07980,PF14322; smart=SM00028; superfamily=48452) produces the protein MKKNIKTGLALIILFSAMGCKKFLVEDLKTELAPTNTYTSTYGFEVGSAGLYALTRSEYNTFGEGGAYIHNGACPYEALQAATDIADVINSDASLLPFANLTLNSSERFVGTYWNWAYSIISSANLMLIYSEKNTNWDSPSDKERFQAEARFFRAYAYRTLVYLYGDVPYVETILYDFKLNFTRTPKAEVLGHIIDDLTFASQHLPANPDQVKDGKLTKWAAYHLLSEMHLLNKAYVPAEQAALAVINSGYYGLMKTRFGVNKDRAGDVFSDLFLENNQNRLKNANRESIWVLQFEFNTVGGGTNSDDWSRRAWSPNYSTMTGFVLADTLGGRGLAQLTPMKWWVGTAGTNATGNVPGIFEATDIRNSNYNIKRNWYYNNPGETALYGKKANITEQTWFSTKSLFPAITKFFYGRAENLGLTGSYKDRVKFRLAETYLLLAEAYLGQGNPAKAADAVNEVRKRAGAPVVGAGQMTMDFLLDERIRELVGEESRRFTLVRTNKLVDRVKLYNTAIKDKIMDYHALWPIPQSIIDANRDAVFPQNPGYGK